A region from the Streptosporangium sp. NBC_01756 genome encodes:
- a CDS encoding hemolysin family protein, which yields MSTTGALLLGVVLLIGNAFFVAAEFAVISARRHRLEELAGKGGRLTRFAARAAVRGGRELSLMLAGAQLGITLCSLGLGMVTEPAIEHLLEPAFAAIGTPEALRVPISLVIALALITFLHMVVGEMAPKSWALTHPEIAAMGLALPFRGFTWVVRPVLASLNGLTNAILRLVGVHARDELATTRTPVQLAMLVGESGRMGLLDRDEHDLLTRALRVHQQPVERLMLPIAKAACVTGDATEDQVRRTAAESGHLRLLVNSGRPGDVLGVLHVRDVLIRPEASPAELARPVPRLERSTTIPEAVSVLQDAHAHVGLVTDNGEVAGMVSLTDLLGELLDVRALATR from the coding sequence ATGAGCACCACCGGAGCCCTGCTGCTCGGCGTGGTCCTGCTGATCGGCAACGCCTTCTTCGTCGCCGCCGAGTTCGCGGTCATCTCAGCCCGCAGGCACCGCCTGGAGGAGCTGGCGGGCAAGGGCGGCCGTCTGACCCGGTTCGCCGCCCGCGCGGCCGTACGAGGCGGCAGAGAGCTCTCCCTGATGCTGGCCGGAGCCCAGCTCGGCATCACGCTGTGCTCGCTCGGCCTGGGCATGGTGACCGAACCCGCCATCGAACACCTGCTGGAGCCGGCCTTCGCGGCGATCGGCACGCCCGAGGCGCTCCGGGTCCCCATCTCACTGGTGATCGCGCTGGCACTGATCACCTTCCTGCACATGGTGGTCGGCGAGATGGCCCCCAAGTCGTGGGCGCTGACCCATCCGGAGATCGCGGCGATGGGCCTGGCCCTGCCGTTCCGCGGCTTCACCTGGGTGGTCCGGCCGGTGCTCGCCTCGCTCAACGGGCTGACCAACGCGATCCTCCGGCTGGTCGGCGTGCACGCCAGGGACGAACTGGCCACCACCAGAACCCCGGTCCAGCTCGCCATGCTGGTCGGCGAGTCAGGCCGGATGGGCCTGCTCGACCGGGACGAGCACGACCTGCTCACCCGCGCCCTCCGGGTCCACCAGCAGCCGGTCGAGCGGCTGATGCTGCCCATCGCGAAGGCCGCGTGCGTGACCGGGGACGCCACGGAGGACCAGGTGCGCCGGACGGCCGCCGAGAGCGGGCATCTCCGGCTCCTGGTCAACTCGGGCAGGCCGGGTGACGTGCTGGGCGTGCTGCATGTCAGGGACGTCCTGATCCGGCCCGAGGCGAGCCCCGCGGAGCTGGCCCGCCCGGTGCCGCGCCTGGAGCGGAGCACGACGATCCCCGAGGCGGTCTCCGTCCTACAGGACGCCCACGCGCATGTGGGCCTCGTCACGGACAACGGCGAGGTGGCCGGCATGGTGAGCCTCACCGACCTGCTCGGCGAACTGCTGGACGTCCGGGCCCTCGCCACCCGATAG
- a CDS encoding hemolysin family protein, whose translation MNTALGLLAVLLLTLATGYFVAQEFAFVAADRGVLREQADAGDAAAKRALEVTGRLSFMLSGAQLGITVTALLVGFISEPAIATVIRPWLESAGVPVAAVGGIAVALAVAVATVVQMVLGELAPKNLGIARPEPVAKFLAGSTLVYLRIAGPVIRLFDAAATGLLRRVGVEPVEEVEHGASPEELSRIISESATAGDLPPRLSELLERALEFGDRTAEDVMVPRPRVVLLRAERPISDLLDVVREHGHSRYPVLSQEDGEDVVGVTGVREFLTSGLTDGPLESITRPALLVPDSLPLPVVLERMRAAHDDMACVIDEYGGLAGVVTIEDLAEELVGELVDENDPEPAGVVAGDDGTWDLPGTLRLDEVERATKLALPESDDYDTIAGLVLATLGRMAEPGDRVTVTLTRETDLFDDDNVDEPEAELTVLSVHRRVPEWVRLAPAPAGDAEAGDGPAATTPRTAERRGDTPRIERSAVNGR comes from the coding sequence GTGAACACGGCTCTCGGCCTGCTGGCCGTACTTCTTCTCACTCTCGCCACCGGCTATTTCGTCGCCCAGGAGTTCGCCTTCGTGGCCGCCGACCGAGGCGTGCTGCGCGAACAGGCCGACGCCGGCGACGCGGCGGCCAAGCGCGCGTTGGAGGTGACGGGGCGCCTGTCGTTCATGTTGTCGGGCGCGCAGCTCGGCATCACCGTCACCGCGCTGCTGGTCGGTTTCATCTCCGAACCCGCCATCGCCACCGTGATCCGCCCCTGGCTGGAGTCCGCCGGTGTGCCCGTGGCCGCGGTGGGAGGCATCGCGGTGGCACTGGCCGTCGCGGTCGCCACCGTCGTCCAGATGGTCCTCGGCGAGCTCGCCCCCAAGAACCTGGGCATCGCCCGTCCCGAGCCGGTGGCCAAATTCCTCGCCGGCTCGACCCTCGTCTACCTCAGAATCGCCGGGCCCGTCATCCGGCTGTTCGACGCCGCCGCCACCGGCCTGCTGCGCCGGGTGGGCGTGGAGCCCGTGGAAGAGGTGGAGCACGGTGCCAGCCCCGAGGAGCTGTCCCGGATCATCTCCGAGTCGGCCACCGCGGGCGACCTCCCCCCGCGGCTGTCGGAGCTGCTGGAACGTGCGCTGGAGTTCGGTGACCGCACCGCCGAGGACGTCATGGTGCCGCGCCCCCGGGTGGTGCTGCTCCGTGCCGAACGCCCCATATCGGACCTGCTCGACGTCGTCCGCGAGCACGGTCACTCCCGTTACCCGGTGCTCAGCCAGGAGGACGGCGAGGACGTGGTCGGCGTCACCGGTGTGCGGGAGTTCCTCACGTCCGGTCTGACCGACGGCCCGCTGGAGTCGATCACTCGGCCCGCGCTGCTGGTCCCGGACTCCCTGCCGCTGCCCGTCGTGCTGGAACGCATGCGGGCCGCCCATGACGACATGGCCTGCGTCATCGACGAGTACGGCGGCCTCGCGGGCGTGGTCACCATCGAGGACCTCGCCGAGGAGCTCGTCGGCGAACTGGTCGACGAGAACGACCCCGAGCCCGCGGGGGTCGTCGCGGGTGACGACGGCACCTGGGACCTGCCCGGCACGCTCAGACTCGACGAAGTCGAGCGGGCGACCAAGCTGGCACTCCCCGAGAGCGACGACTACGACACCATCGCCGGTCTGGTGCTCGCCACCCTCGGCCGGATGGCCGAGCCCGGCGACCGGGTCACGGTCACCCTGACCAGGGAGACCGACCTCTTCGACGACGACAACGTGGACGAACCGGAGGCGGAGCTCACCGTGCTGTCAGTGCACCGCAGGGTCCCCGAGTGGGTCCGGCTCGCGCCCGCACCGGCGGGGGACGCCGAGGCCGGCGACGGGCCCGCGGCGACCACGCCACGGACGGCCGAGCGCCGGGGCGACACACCCAGGATCGAGCGGAGCGCGGTGAACGGACGATGA
- a CDS encoding LCP family protein, producing MPGMTWRPKQPGKLIVRILIGLLVVLLVLAVGGYFVVSSRLTKIDALTDYDGRPADTPGTNWLLVGSDSRAGLTKAQRRKLATGRAVGRRTDTMMLLHVPDSGDRPTLVSLPRDSYVPIDGHGSDKLNAAYAYSNGGPKLLSKTIEQVTGLRIDHYMEIGFGGFVGIVDAVGGVDINVKQAIKDPKAGIDLKKGLQTMDGGTALGYVRTRATGSIPDFERTQRQRQFFSAVVKKAASPGVLINPFRSVPLALSAADSVAVGQETGAFNLLSLGLAMGDNPVTTVVPVGSLPNINGQDVVKWDTAKALRMFRALAQDKPVPKDALG from the coding sequence ATGCCCGGCATGACCTGGCGCCCGAAACAGCCGGGCAAGCTGATCGTGCGGATCCTCATCGGTCTGCTCGTCGTGCTCCTGGTGCTCGCCGTCGGCGGATACTTCGTGGTCAGTTCGCGGCTCACCAAGATCGACGCGCTCACCGACTACGACGGCCGCCCCGCCGACACCCCCGGCACGAACTGGCTGCTGGTCGGCTCCGACAGCCGGGCGGGCCTCACCAAGGCCCAGCGCAGGAAGCTCGCCACCGGCCGTGCGGTCGGCCGCCGGACCGACACGATGATGCTGCTGCACGTCCCCGACAGCGGTGACCGCCCGACCCTGGTCAGCCTTCCGCGTGACTCCTACGTGCCGATCGACGGCCACGGCAGCGACAAGCTCAACGCCGCCTACGCCTACTCCAACGGTGGCCCCAAGCTGCTCTCCAAGACCATCGAGCAGGTGACCGGGCTCCGGATCGACCACTACATGGAGATCGGCTTCGGCGGTTTCGTGGGCATCGTGGACGCTGTCGGCGGGGTCGACATCAACGTCAAGCAGGCCATCAAGGACCCCAAGGCGGGCATCGACCTGAAGAAGGGCCTGCAGACGATGGACGGCGGCACGGCCCTCGGCTACGTCCGCACCCGCGCCACCGGCTCCATCCCCGACTTCGAGCGGACCCAGCGCCAGCGCCAGTTCTTCTCCGCGGTGGTCAAGAAGGCGGCCAGCCCCGGGGTCCTGATCAACCCCTTCCGATCAGTCCCACTCGCGTTGAGCGCCGCCGACTCCGTCGCGGTCGGCCAGGAGACCGGTGCCTTCAACCTGCTCTCCCTCGGCCTGGCCATGGGGGACAACCCGGTGACCACGGTCGTCCCGGTCGGCTCCCTGCCCAACATCAACGGCCAGGACGTCGTCAAATGGGACACCGCCAAGGCCCTGCGCATGTTCAGGGCTCTGGCCCAGGACAAGCCGGTCCCCAAGGACGCCCTGGGCTAG
- a CDS encoding GOLPH3/VPS74 family protein: MTTIAEEVLLLAYSEDEGRQLVGSSELDAALGGALLAELAVNGRIDLADKKVTVLDPTPLGDEELDATLARIAAESKERKPDWWVYKLHSAKLRKRLLTRLAEQGVLREEQRKILGIFPSTRYPESDPRVEEEIRERVRSVLSGAVPDERVAVLVAVLHAAKVDRKAFPDASRERIKEITEGDWAGKAVAKTIAAINSAVMTAVIAGSVAASSSASSG, translated from the coding sequence ATGACGACCATCGCTGAGGAAGTCCTCCTGCTCGCCTACAGCGAGGACGAGGGAAGACAACTGGTCGGCTCGTCGGAGCTCGACGCCGCACTCGGCGGCGCCCTCCTGGCGGAGCTGGCCGTCAACGGCCGGATCGACCTGGCCGACAAGAAGGTCACCGTCCTGGATCCCACGCCCCTCGGAGACGAGGAACTGGACGCGACGCTGGCCCGGATCGCCGCGGAGTCCAAGGAGCGCAAACCCGACTGGTGGGTCTACAAGCTCCACTCGGCCAAACTCCGCAAGCGTCTGCTCACCCGCCTGGCCGAGCAGGGCGTGCTGCGCGAGGAGCAGCGGAAGATCCTCGGGATCTTCCCCAGCACCCGCTACCCGGAGAGCGACCCCCGGGTGGAGGAGGAGATCCGCGAGCGCGTCCGGAGCGTGCTGTCCGGAGCCGTCCCCGACGAGCGGGTGGCGGTCCTCGTCGCCGTCCTGCACGCGGCCAAGGTCGACCGCAAGGCGTTCCCCGACGCGAGCAGGGAACGCATCAAAGAGATCACCGAGGGCGACTGGGCGGGCAAGGCGGTCGCCAAGACCATCGCCGCGATCAACTCCGCCGTCATGACCGCGGTGATCGCCGGATCCGTCGCCGCGAGCAGTTCGGCCTCAAGCGGCTGA
- a CDS encoding rhodanese-like domain-containing protein encodes MSFSEVDVRDVPDGAFLLDVRENDEWQAGHAPTAVHIPLGELQARVEEVPKDAPVYVVCRVGGRSANAAAWLGHVGWDAINVGGGMQAWEFAGRPMVSESGQDPFVA; translated from the coding sequence ATGAGCTTTTCTGAGGTCGACGTGCGGGACGTGCCGGACGGCGCGTTCCTGCTCGATGTGAGAGAGAACGATGAGTGGCAGGCCGGGCACGCGCCCACGGCCGTCCATATTCCGCTCGGGGAACTGCAGGCCCGGGTCGAGGAGGTGCCCAAGGACGCACCCGTCTACGTGGTCTGCCGCGTCGGCGGCCGTTCCGCGAACGCCGCCGCCTGGCTCGGCCACGTCGGCTGGGACGCGATCAACGTCGGCGGGGGCATGCAGGCCTGGGAGTTCGCCGGGCGTCCCATGGTCAGCGAGAGCGGGCAGGACCCGTTCGTCGCCTGA
- a CDS encoding purine-cytosine permease family protein, producing the protein MASDVIVAKHAEAPLTLDHAPPKILGALDQGAFWANLGVSLLGFSFALFLINPLLDDNPLTFTAALTASLVGSLIGTAMVGLAAVPGAQTGQPAMVLLRGLFGARLSSVPTVLNIIQMIGWGAFELWVVAMGAQAIFGTAVPYAVWAIAAGVLTTALTIYPLGAIRLIRRFVTAGVIISMIWFAVVFLRETPAQTGGSWDAFAPAVDFVIALSVSWVPVAADYARHSRSSRAAFTGVVGGYTVAQVACLAVGIYAVALAGHGAVLDQPTAVFAPFVAAPLGALFFGVLVLRETDQSFANVYSTAMSLQNLMPRVDRRIFSVVIGVLTTGIALIVDVNSYSAFLGIIGAVFVPMLGVLAVDYFLLGRGRDWDTSENAPSRRLMVIPWVLGFATWWLLAAPSTVSWWAQIWDGARQAIGLTRQPWMSAAIGAFLVAGLLTLGLGALRRRR; encoded by the coding sequence ATGGCGTCCGACGTCATTGTCGCCAAGCATGCCGAGGCCCCTCTCACCCTCGACCACGCTCCACCGAAGATTCTCGGCGCGCTCGACCAGGGTGCCTTCTGGGCGAACCTGGGCGTCAGCCTGCTCGGGTTCTCCTTCGCGCTCTTCCTGATCAACCCACTGCTCGACGACAACCCGCTCACCTTCACCGCGGCGCTGACCGCCTCCCTGGTCGGCAGCCTCATCGGCACCGCGATGGTCGGCCTCGCCGCGGTGCCGGGCGCGCAGACCGGTCAGCCCGCGATGGTGCTGCTGCGCGGGCTGTTCGGCGCGCGGCTCTCCTCCGTCCCGACCGTGCTCAACATCATCCAGATGATCGGCTGGGGCGCGTTCGAGCTGTGGGTCGTCGCGATGGGCGCACAGGCCATCTTCGGGACGGCCGTCCCCTACGCGGTCTGGGCGATCGCGGCCGGTGTCCTCACGACGGCGCTGACGATCTACCCCCTGGGCGCCATCCGGCTGATCCGGCGTTTCGTCACAGCCGGGGTGATCATCTCGATGATCTGGTTCGCGGTGGTCTTCCTCCGTGAGACCCCCGCCCAGACCGGCGGTTCGTGGGACGCCTTCGCGCCGGCCGTGGACTTCGTGATCGCCCTTTCCGTCTCGTGGGTGCCGGTCGCGGCGGACTACGCCCGGCACTCGCGATCCAGCCGCGCGGCCTTCACCGGCGTCGTCGGCGGCTACACCGTCGCGCAGGTGGCGTGCCTGGCCGTCGGCATCTACGCGGTGGCGCTCGCCGGTCACGGCGCGGTGCTGGACCAGCCGACCGCCGTGTTCGCCCCGTTCGTGGCGGCGCCGCTCGGCGCGCTGTTCTTCGGAGTCCTCGTGCTGCGCGAGACCGACCAGTCGTTCGCGAACGTCTACTCCACGGCGATGTCGCTGCAGAACCTCATGCCGAGGGTGGACCGCCGGATCTTCTCCGTGGTCATCGGCGTGCTGACCACGGGCATCGCCCTCATCGTCGACGTCAACTCCTACAGCGCGTTCCTCGGCATCATCGGCGCGGTGTTCGTGCCGATGCTCGGCGTGCTGGCGGTCGACTACTTCCTGCTCGGCCGCGGCAGGGACTGGGACACCTCGGAGAACGCGCCCTCCCGCCGGCTCATGGTGATCCCGTGGGTGCTCGGGTTCGCCACCTGGTGGCTGCTCGCCGCGCCCTCGACCGTTTCGTGGTGGGCGCAGATCTGGGACGGTGCCCGGCAGGCCATCGGCCTCACCCGGCAGCCGTGGATGAGCGCGGCCATCGGGGCGTTCCTCGTCGCGGGCCTGCTCACCCTCGGTCTCGGCGCGCTCCGCCGACGCCGGTGA
- a CDS encoding methylated-DNA--[protein]-cysteine S-methyltransferase, which yields MSSGDIDALLRVTSPDYIGKTHPDIAFGTLDGPVGRLILAVTNRGVVACSYEDENVVFERVSREIGSFIGPDARRLDPVRRELDAYFSGRLRAFTTTADLRLATSFARTVLQMMMAVPYGTTTTYREIAERIGRPRALRAVGNALGSNPVCVIVPCHRVVESDVVLGGYAGGATAKERLLRVERANSTHPPTGP from the coding sequence GTGTCATCCGGTGACATCGACGCATTGCTACGGGTGACCTCGCCCGACTACATAGGGAAAACCCATCCCGACATCGCGTTCGGCACGCTGGACGGCCCGGTGGGGCGCCTCATCCTGGCGGTGACGAACCGGGGCGTGGTGGCGTGCAGCTACGAGGACGAGAACGTCGTCTTCGAGCGCGTCAGCAGGGAGATCGGTTCCTTCATCGGACCGGACGCCCGGCGGCTCGACCCGGTCCGCCGGGAGCTGGACGCCTACTTCTCCGGCAGACTGCGCGCCTTCACCACCACGGCCGATCTGCGGCTGGCGACCTCGTTCGCCAGGACGGTGCTGCAGATGATGATGGCGGTGCCGTACGGAACGACGACCACCTACCGGGAGATCGCCGAACGGATCGGCAGGCCGAGGGCGCTGCGCGCGGTCGGCAACGCGCTGGGGAGCAACCCGGTCTGCGTGATCGTGCCCTGTCATCGGGTGGTCGAGAGCGACGTCGTCCTCGGCGGTTACGCGGGGGGTGCGACCGCCAAGGAGCGCCTGCTCCGGGTCGAACGGGCCAACAGCACCCACCCGCCCACCGGCCCGTAG
- a CDS encoding PAS domain-containing sensor histidine kinase, which translates to MRTKVPRSGRLTRHYGCVGDNRVASDDDIGRAVVAGAPNAIIALDRDQTVLTWNPAAERLFGWSAAEMLGRRASVVPEELMAEHNAVLERVRTGGQVSLRTKRFRQDGSLIDVRVDTGTLRSEAGVLLGYVSVYHPAQDDETAHDRALHRAQLVRRLTDVVADINAERELPAVLDRIAASLTELTGADAGGFVLIEGDRLRLVASHRLPDSLRDSTADLRTSLVGKLLRTGRTVMLETGEQARLDELIWSQLPGLHTIALGVAAVAGRPYGALYALFAKHKAGHVELELLELLAGHAGIAVGNAMAYQEAVRQRAHERAVFDASADGIAVLDSLGRVIQWNPAAADLTGFHAAEVIGGPPPFQLPEPGDKLTLQLPSGVWLDVLCAEIVETGEIVIDFRDITRAKELEEAKDLFLATTSHELRTPITVVRGFAGTLDSRWDSMTDIERRAAVHTIAERASSLGQLMDHLLLGSRAGADELVIRIEGFDLAELLQAATLGLPVLSELHRVEVDIPEGLPLVSGDAFATDIMLGQLLENAFKYSPDGGLIRVEAWVAGDRVVVVVDDEGVGIPLASRESVFGRFVQGDSGDRRRFGGVGLGLYIVRSLAHAQGAEVSAHPRPGGGTRMRLALRIADTPGALT; encoded by the coding sequence ATGCGGACGAAAGTGCCAAGATCAGGCCGGTTAACACGGCACTATGGGTGTGTGGGTGACAACAGGGTTGCCAGTGACGATGACATCGGCCGTGCGGTCGTCGCCGGCGCACCCAACGCGATCATCGCCCTGGACCGGGATCAGACGGTCCTGACATGGAACCCCGCCGCCGAGCGCCTGTTCGGCTGGTCCGCCGCGGAGATGCTCGGCCGCCGCGCCTCGGTGGTCCCCGAAGAGCTTATGGCCGAGCACAACGCGGTCCTGGAGCGGGTCCGCACCGGTGGCCAGGTCTCCCTGCGGACCAAGCGGTTCCGGCAGGACGGCAGCCTGATCGACGTACGGGTGGACACCGGCACCCTGCGATCCGAGGCGGGGGTCCTGCTCGGCTACGTCAGCGTCTACCACCCGGCCCAGGACGACGAGACCGCCCACGACCGGGCCCTCCACCGGGCACAGCTGGTCCGCAGGCTCACCGACGTGGTCGCCGACATCAACGCCGAACGCGAGCTGCCCGCGGTGCTCGACCGGATCGCGGCCAGCCTCACCGAGCTGACCGGGGCGGACGCGGGCGGGTTCGTGCTCATCGAAGGGGATCGGCTCCGCCTCGTGGCCAGCCACCGCCTCCCCGACTCCCTGCGCGACTCCACCGCCGACCTGCGCACGAGCCTGGTCGGCAAGCTGCTGAGGACCGGCCGGACGGTGATGTTGGAGACGGGGGAGCAGGCCCGGCTGGACGAGCTGATCTGGTCGCAGCTCCCTGGCCTGCACACCATCGCGCTCGGCGTGGCGGCGGTGGCCGGCCGGCCGTACGGGGCGCTGTACGCCCTGTTCGCCAAGCACAAGGCGGGCCACGTGGAGCTGGAGCTGCTCGAACTGCTCGCCGGGCACGCCGGGATCGCCGTCGGCAACGCGATGGCCTACCAGGAGGCCGTACGGCAGCGCGCCCACGAGCGGGCGGTGTTCGACGCCAGCGCCGACGGCATCGCGGTCCTCGACAGCCTGGGCCGGGTCATCCAGTGGAACCCGGCCGCCGCCGACCTGACGGGTTTCCACGCGGCCGAGGTGATCGGCGGTCCTCCGCCGTTCCAGCTGCCCGAACCGGGTGACAAGCTCACTCTTCAGCTGCCTTCCGGCGTGTGGCTGGACGTGCTCTGCGCGGAGATCGTGGAGACGGGTGAGATCGTGATCGACTTCCGCGACATCACCCGGGCCAAGGAGCTGGAGGAGGCCAAGGATCTGTTCCTCGCCACCACCAGCCACGAGCTGCGCACCCCGATCACGGTGGTCCGCGGTTTCGCCGGCACGCTCGACTCGCGCTGGGACAGCATGACCGACATCGAGCGCCGCGCCGCCGTGCACACCATCGCCGAGCGGGCGTCCTCTCTCGGCCAGCTCATGGACCACCTGCTGCTGGGCTCCCGTGCCGGAGCCGATGAGCTCGTGATCAGAATCGAGGGGTTCGACCTCGCCGAGCTGCTCCAGGCCGCCACGCTGGGCCTGCCGGTCCTGTCGGAACTGCACCGGGTCGAGGTGGACATTCCCGAAGGCCTGCCCCTGGTCTCCGGCGACGCGTTCGCCACCGACATCATGCTCGGTCAGCTCCTGGAGAACGCCTTCAAGTATTCGCCGGACGGCGGGCTCATCAGGGTCGAGGCGTGGGTGGCCGGCGACCGGGTGGTGGTGGTCGTGGACGACGAGGGAGTGGGCATCCCCCTAGCGAGCAGGGAGAGCGTCTTCGGGCGATTCGTCCAAGGGGACAGCGGTGACCGCCGCCGGTTCGGCGGAGTCGGCCTCGGCCTCTACATCGTGCGCAGCCTGGCCCACGCCCAGGGGGCCGAGGTGTCGGCGCACCCCCGTCCCGGCGGCGGCACCCGCATGCGACTGGCCCTGCGCATTGCCGACACGCCGGGCGCCCTTACCTAA
- a CDS encoding ATP-binding protein, with translation MSASNVVLLPYAPSSVAVARQRLCSDLQEWGVYEAAIDDAVLVVSELLSNALRHAHPLPSGQIKVAWRWTNEHVEVAVSDGGAATEPRAGRPTLSSLGGRGLGIVEYLAARWGVRHDDEMTTVWAVVTTVSTVSNGNGQISLQEPALRECG, from the coding sequence GTGAGTGCGTCGAACGTCGTGTTGCTACCGTACGCGCCGTCCAGCGTCGCTGTCGCACGCCAACGCCTCTGCTCTGACCTGCAGGAATGGGGGGTCTACGAGGCCGCGATCGATGATGCGGTCCTTGTGGTGAGTGAGCTGCTGAGCAACGCGCTCCGGCATGCCCATCCTTTACCGTCCGGTCAGATCAAGGTGGCGTGGCGCTGGACCAACGAACACGTCGAGGTTGCGGTGAGTGACGGAGGGGCCGCCACGGAGCCGCGCGCCGGACGCCCCACGCTCTCCTCGCTGGGGGGCAGGGGCCTCGGTATCGTCGAGTATCTGGCCGCCAGGTGGGGGGTCAGGCATGACGACGAGATGACCACGGTCTGGGCTGTGGTCACCACTGTCAGCACTGTGAGTAACGGTAACGGTCAGATCTCCCTTCAGGAGCCTGCTCTGCGGGAGTGCGGATAG
- a CDS encoding YidC/Oxa1 family membrane protein insertase encodes MFDSIIEFTAGLITALAQPLGSTALAIVLCTLGVRLLLLPLSVMQARGERVRARLAPRIKELRTRYDRDPGRLQRELTALYAEEKTSPLAGCLQGFAQVPVLMVMYRVFASSVIAGQANALLTHGLFGVPLGQQFAGTVAGFGLLSGPALVFAGLFLLLLAVALVTSRRVRRTMGEEVQPEMLRRLMPLLPFGTLLAAAVLPLAAGIYLLVSTAWTAGEKAVLHRAAPA; translated from the coding sequence ATGTTCGATTCCATCATCGAGTTCACCGCCGGACTCATCACCGCACTGGCCCAGCCGCTGGGCTCGACCGCCCTGGCGATCGTCCTGTGCACCCTCGGCGTCCGGCTCCTGCTGCTCCCGCTCAGCGTCATGCAGGCCAGGGGCGAGCGGGTCAGGGCCCGCCTGGCACCGCGGATCAAGGAGCTGAGAACGCGGTACGACCGCGATCCCGGGCGGCTCCAGCGTGAGCTGACCGCGCTCTACGCCGAGGAGAAGACCTCGCCGCTGGCCGGCTGCCTGCAGGGCTTCGCCCAGGTGCCGGTCCTCATGGTGATGTACCGGGTCTTCGCCTCTTCGGTGATCGCCGGGCAGGCCAACGCGCTTCTCACCCACGGGCTGTTCGGAGTGCCGCTGGGACAGCAGTTCGCCGGCACGGTGGCCGGCTTCGGGCTGCTCAGCGGCCCCGCCCTGGTCTTCGCCGGGCTCTTCCTGCTGCTGCTCGCCGTGGCCCTGGTCACATCGCGGCGAGTGCGCCGCACCATGGGCGAGGAGGTCCAGCCGGAGATGCTCCGCAGGCTCATGCCCCTGCTGCCGTTCGGGACGCTGCTGGCCGCGGCCGTGCTCCCGCTCGCCGCCGGGATCTATCTGCTGGTCAGCACGGCGTGGACGGCCGGTGAGAAGGCGGTGCTGCACCGGGCGGCACCCGCCTGA